TTCATCCCGGCGCTGATGGTGCCGGCGCTGCTGGTGGTCTCGCCGCTGTCGGGGATCCCGCTGTTCTCGACCTTCTGCGGGCTGCTCATCGCCTTCATCGCGGGGCAGATGCTGATCTCGCGCCGCCACCTGTGGCTGCCGGAGTTCCTGATGGCGCGCAGCTTCGACGGCGCGAAGGCGCGCAAGGGGCTGGGCAGGCTGCGCGGCATCGGCAACTGGCTCGACCGCAACTCGCGCAGCCGCCTGCGGCTGATGACCGCCGGGCCGATGCGCAAGCTGCTGCAGGCCGTGTGCCTGCTCTGCGGTCTTGCCATGCCCTTCCTCGAGCTGGTGCCCTTCTCCTCGTCGATCCTCGGGCTGACGGTGCTGTGCTTCGCCACGGCGCTTCTCGTGCGCGACGGGCTCTTCGCCATGATCGGCTGCGCCACGCTGGCCGCGGCGGTGCTGGTGCCGCTGATGATCGCCGGGGTGATCTGAGCAGACTCGCCTAGCGGGGGGCCGCCCCGTTGAACACGCCGATGATCACCAGCGCCGCGACGGCGAGCAGC
The window above is part of the Salipiger sp. H15 genome. Proteins encoded here:
- a CDS encoding exopolysaccharide biosynthesis protein encodes the protein MSTTAAPEIASDRPVGDIVDRLQAAAGGARVSLRDMLESFGESSFIPALMVPALLVVSPLSGIPLFSTFCGLLIAFIAGQMLISRRHLWLPEFLMARSFDGAKARKGLGRLRGIGNWLDRNSRSRLRLMTAGPMRKLLQAVCLLCGLAMPFLELVPFSSSILGLTVLCFATALLVRDGLFAMIGCATLAAAVLVPLMIAGVI